In Erythrobacter litoralis HTCC2594, a single genomic region encodes these proteins:
- a CDS encoding nuclear transport factor 2 family protein encodes MSDNCAIAERLFRAFADGDAETARELLGEDFRGTQNGGPPMDRDTLLKFAAAFRSVVQGYRYDNATCSVTETGFVEEHDVCGTLPDQSEVRIPACVVAEVQDGRITSIREYLDTARAAGVMKALGRP; translated from the coding sequence ATGAGCGACAACTGCGCTATCGCAGAGCGCCTGTTTCGCGCTTTCGCCGATGGCGATGCCGAAACAGCGCGCGAACTATTGGGGGAAGACTTCCGCGGCACGCAAAACGGCGGGCCGCCGATGGATCGCGACACGCTGCTCAAGTTTGCAGCGGCCTTCCGCTCGGTGGTGCAGGGCTATCGCTATGACAACGCCACCTGCTCGGTGACCGAGACCGGCTTCGTCGAAGAGCACGATGTCTGCGGAACCCTGCCCGACCAATCCGAAGTGCGAATCCCCGCCTGTGTCGTAGCGGAAGTCCAGGACGGGCGGATCACGTCGATCCGCGAATATCTCGATACGGCCAGGGCCGCCGGGGTGATGAAAGCCCTCGGCAGGCCCTGA
- a CDS encoding RidA family protein, producing the protein MNKKTHNPTPWLQGFGLNHAVEVSGATRTVYFSGQTSSAPDGSPLHPGDMVAQYKEAWKCLQDALAEAGMDASNLARLNFYVTDVPAFMSAAEEIMPIHGAAGAEIASTLLGVKELYHPDIMIEIEATAVA; encoded by the coding sequence ATGAACAAGAAAACACACAACCCTACGCCGTGGCTGCAAGGCTTCGGCCTCAATCATGCGGTCGAGGTTTCGGGTGCTACGCGTACGGTCTATTTCTCGGGCCAGACTTCCTCCGCGCCTGACGGTTCGCCGCTGCATCCGGGCGACATGGTGGCGCAGTACAAGGAGGCGTGGAAATGCCTGCAGGATGCGCTTGCAGAAGCCGGGATGGATGCAAGCAACCTCGCGCGGCTCAATTTCTATGTTACCGACGTGCCCGCCTTTATGAGCGCAGCGGAAGAGATCATGCCGATCCACGGTGCGGCAGGGGCCGAGATTGCAAGCACGCTGCTCGGCGTGAAGGAACTTTATCACCCTGATATCATGATCGAGATCGAAGCGACGGCGGTCGCATGA
- a CDS encoding bifunctional transcriptional activator/DNA repair enzyme AdaA, producing the protein MTNQAISPDHAWAAVQRRDRSFDGRFVTGVLTTGIYCRPSCAARHPARENVRFFADGAEARAAGLRACERCLPDDIGRDEAAVLAAVDEIKASEGRPTLDELATLTGYSPSHFQRVFKRATGLSPAAYARALREERAKDALGEAKRVTDAIYDAGYEAPSRFYEGMQGKMGMSASDWKNGGEGREIHYAVIETSIAPMLVAATDRGVCCLSFNEGEEELRARFPKADLVEGSDKFRDLFERVAAAVEQPGTGQDVPLDVKGTAFQQRCWQALREIPLGETRSYGEQAAMLGNPKASRAVGSANGANNIAVLIPCHRVVQADGSIGGYAYGPEIKAELLRRESTRR; encoded by the coding sequence ATGACCAACCAAGCTATCTCTCCCGATCATGCGTGGGCCGCTGTCCAGCGACGCGACCGCTCATTCGACGGGCGCTTCGTCACCGGCGTGCTCACCACCGGGATCTATTGCCGCCCAAGCTGTGCCGCGCGGCATCCGGCGCGCGAGAACGTGCGCTTCTTTGCCGATGGGGCGGAGGCGCGTGCTGCGGGATTGCGCGCCTGCGAGCGTTGCCTGCCCGACGATATCGGGCGCGACGAAGCGGCGGTGCTGGCAGCGGTGGACGAGATCAAGGCCAGCGAGGGCAGGCCGACGCTCGACGAGCTGGCGACGCTGACGGGCTATTCGCCGAGCCATTTCCAGCGGGTATTCAAGCGCGCGACCGGGCTTTCCCCGGCTGCCTATGCACGGGCTTTGCGCGAAGAACGGGCGAAAGATGCGCTCGGCGAAGCAAAGCGGGTGACCGATGCGATTTACGATGCAGGCTATGAAGCGCCGAGCCGGTTTTACGAAGGGATGCAGGGCAAGATGGGCATGAGCGCGAGCGACTGGAAGAACGGCGGCGAGGGTCGCGAAATCCATTACGCGGTGATCGAGACCTCGATTGCGCCGATGCTGGTGGCGGCCACGGACAGAGGCGTGTGCTGCCTTTCCTTCAATGAAGGGGAGGAAGAGCTGCGTGCGCGTTTCCCCAAAGCCGATCTGGTCGAGGGCAGCGACAAGTTCCGAGACCTGTTCGAACGGGTCGCTGCCGCTGTCGAACAGCCCGGCACAGGCCAAGACGTCCCGCTCGACGTCAAAGGCACTGCCTTCCAACAGCGCTGCTGGCAGGCCTTGCGCGAAATCCCACTGGGCGAAACACGCAGCTACGGCGAGCAGGCGGCGATGCTCGGCAATCCCAAGGCCAGCCGTGCGGTCGGCAGTGCCAACGGCGCCAACAATATCGCAGTGCTGATCCCGTGCCACCGCGTGGTGCAAGCCGATGGGTCGATCGGCGGCTACGCCTATGGGCCGGAGATCAAGGCTGAACTGCTGCGGCGGGAGTCGACTCGGCGCTGA